The Pseudopipra pipra isolate bDixPip1 chromosome 4, bDixPip1.hap1, whole genome shotgun sequence DNA segment TATTAATTTTCTCCCGGCACTTTCCTGGCACTTACATttgatatttaattttaattaattagctaagagggagagagagagaagcgTGTGAGGGGGTGTGTGTCCGCTGACACAAGGTCCGCTCCAACCGCTAAACCTCCGtccataattttcttcttttgttctaATTTAATAAacccagcagggaagggaaacaGGTGCTGGGGGCTGACACCTCTgagcccacacacacacacatccacatAATCCCCTTTTGATCATCTAACTCCACCATTAGGGATGGAAGACCTTAAGTTCCCATTTTCTGTGTATAATATCTTCTTTATATTGATCCCgcaattatttaaaagaaagcgTCATCTCCTCCCACTTCTCCAAATAAGGCTATTTAGATGCTTTCCAGATGAGTGGAGGTGTGCTGAAACAGAGCTGACAGCCAAGTATATCACAGCCAACACCATCCTTCATTcgctctctccctctctgcccccctccccccggCACACACTTTCACCGTGTCTCTCCTCCAGTGATGAAGATTACAGACTATTATGGGCAAGGGATTAATTTGTAGCCAATTACAATCCAGTGCTAAATATGAATGCATAAATAAGATACAGCcttgcctctgtgtgtgtgcgagagagaggaggggagggggggcaggaGCGCCTGGGCAGCCTGGCGAGGAtgatgagaaggaagaaggagcTGCTGAGTGGAGGCTCTGAGCCGAGCATCACCTTGTGACTCCCTGCCTCCCCCGGAGGCTCCCGGTGGCTGGACCCAGCGCAGCCCCGGGGAGCTGAAGGCAGCGGCTCGTCCTGAGCCGGAGCGGTGCTGGGGAGGAGTTTCCAGATCAACTTCGCcggaggaaggagggagggggagagcaagaggggagggggggggaagaagtTGCGACCGAGAGGGGCTCTGCAAAGAGTCATGAATGTGAGCAGAGACAAGGTCGGTGACATCTCCATCCCGGCAGCGGCAGCCGCGGCGGTGACAGCCCCCGCAGTCGGCATCGGCGGGGAGCCCCGCGGCTGCCACGGGGAAGGGATGGACGGCCGCGGGGAGCAGCGGCTCTCGGCCGGCGGCGAGCTGCCGCTCTACTGCCCTGCCAACCGGGACAGGCAAGGGGACAGCCAGAGCAACACCCCCGGACAAGAGGGGGCAGTGGCCGCGCTGCCCATGGTGCACAGAACCACCTCCTTCTCCGTGCTCGACATCCTGGACCCTAACAAGTTCAACAGCAAGCGGCGGCAGTGCGCGGGCTTGTACAAATCGGCGGGGACCGAGTTCACTCTGGGGGCGGAGGATAAGCCCGAGGACTCAGGGACGGAGCTGGTCGAGCAAAAGGCTCTCGCCGAAGATTTCGACGCGTGCAAGAAATCCGCAGAGCTGATCAGTAAGTAGGTCTGGGGGCTCGGAGCCCCTCCGAGCTCCCCGAGTAAGGGGCTCGCATGCTTTGACAGGTCATCCTTCCCCCGCTGGCAGCCTCGGGAGCCGGGGCGCTGGGGAAGGACAAATGcgccctgcactgctgctgctggatgtgGAGAGGTGGAATTCTGTGTTAGGCTGAGGGATGGCAGGACGGGGAGCCGGGAGCATCACCCCGGGACTGGCCGGGGCTGGGTTCCCGGAGCTCGGTACCGGCCGGGCTCCACTCCCCGCCTGTGCGAGGAGTTCAGCGGGGATACACTGGTCTATTCGCCCAGTTCATCCCCCGGGGAGGCAGGATCAGCCCTGGAGGTGCCGGCCCGGCTGGGTCGGGCAGGGACCCCgccgtcctcctcctcctctcggGCAGGGGCAGCGGTGGTTGCGAGCTCCGGCTCAGACGAACTTGCGAGCTGCTCCTTCGGCTTCGGTGGGCCGGAGCTCCAGCCCCGAGGCTGTGAAAACCCTCCCTCCGTACCCCCATCTCGCCTGGGTCCCCGCAGGCTTTTATGACTTTGTATCTctctctcccagccctggacccctcctgtcctccccccgccgctgccgcccgTTGCTCTGGGCGACAGATTcaattttctctctccccttggCTTTTTTAGGACAAATCAGACTAATTGTGACAAAATGCTGGTTATCTCTGGAAAAACAATTAAATTCCTTCGATTACATTTAAGGTAAAATGTGCTTAGCAGCGTAAAGAGGCTGGATAATGGGGAAAATCGCCCCAGAGTGGCATGTAGGACTGCCTGGATCGATATCCTATTATCGAATTGTGCATATCTCTTTCAAGCACCTTGCAAACTCTTCCCTAACATCTAAATTATAGGGTCAAAATTCGGATAATTACTCGATTAAAACCTATTACACTTATTAGGGCTCGCTATTGATCGGGAATTGCATTCGACCCAAGCTCTagattgctttttctttctgggtCCAAATATCCCAACTTTCTCACCTCTAAACACCGAGACTCTGGGGATCGCAGAGGGTTTCCGGCAAAAGACGGTTGttgtgaaaaatataaattgttaTTCCATGTCCtgagaggggacagaaggggcAGCGGGCGGCGGGGGATAAACTTCTCggttaaggaaaaataatttctctgtgcctgaagggaagagaggaggacTCGGAGGTTTCCAACCCCGCCATAACAGGACTCTGTCAGTTAAAATTAGTCAGCAAAAGAGGTCTGGAATCTGCTCCAGACCGAACCTTGACGCATTTTTCATCTGTAAGGCAAAAGCAGGAACGGGGCATTAATAGAAttcaaaagacattttttaatgcagtgCGGAGCTGGGTTAGTAATTATTCCTCTAAACTCATCTGACTTTTGTCATATTAAATAGATCTGGGCGATCAGAAAGACTGACGAGGTCAGCCTATCGCTAATCTCACACTTTTATCTCCAGACAAGGAGAGAAATGCAACTCCATCCCTTCTCTCAAAATAAATACCCTTGGAGGCTCCACGCCGCGGTGCGCTTTGCCCGCTGACAAGTTCCCCGGACTCTCCGCACATGGAGCCCTTCGGCCACGTCGCCTCAATGTTATGGCAACGGTCAGGAATAGGTCTGGGACTGCTCGAAAATCACGAAATTTAATTATTCTCTTTCCCTATCGTAATCAATATTAGTTCAAGCGGTGGTTTAATGTAGGAGAAGTGTTCCGAAAAGTAGCTCTGACCACAAAAGTATCAACACCCCAGGCAAAACGCAAAGGCTTTCTGGTCAAAGGAGAGTGGCAACGGCGCTCGTCACTCGCCGCTCGTAAAACTATTTTAATGTCAAAAATATCAGGCAAAAGTCTCTAGTGAATTCCTATTTAAcatattccagaaaaaaacccgGCAAATTCAGCGTCCATCTCCGTCGCCAGTTCTATTCGcgttgcatttttttttttttttgcctaaaaaAATTTCGTTGAGCTACTGCAGGGGTTTCCTAGAGGGAAAATTAAACCTCAAAACTGCCAGCTGCGGGTTCCCGGTCCGATCCGTGTGTgagtgctggggctgtgctcaGCCCCCGGGTCTGCTCCGCAGAGGTAGCAACGCGCACTTCTTATTAATTGTTGTTGCAAAAATTACGCCCTGCAATTTCTAACAGGTTCTACAGGTTGCAGAACACTCGTCTGCACTCACGGGGTCGGGTTGGGAGAAAACTGACCCGGTTGCCGTCTGTGCGGCGGCGATCGCCCGCCTATTCCGTGCGCCGACCTGAACAGAAAGCTGGAAAGGGCTCCTCATGAACCCCGAGTTATTAAGGGATATTTTCCGGGTGAAAAGAACTACCATAAACTTCTCTGCCCCTTTTTCTCCTACTAAACCATCCCTATCCGAAATCAGCGCGCTGAAcaaaacacacttttaaaaCCACCCTTAATTTTACACATGGGCGTTAGAGGGTCCGATGTGGGGATACGGACGAAATTTGAGGTGTGTTCAGGTTTTTTGAGGATTAAAACCAACTAAATTACGGACAGGACAAAGGTGACAGACCAGCGATTCATTTCTCATTTATGTATCTCCGTTAACCAAGTTAAAGGAGTCCTTGATTAGGGGTTCCCGGAGCTGCTCCCCCGTTGCGAGTGGAGGGAAGTTTAGGAGTGTCTGAAAGCACCGGCTAAAAAAGACGATACTCACAGGCCTCTGCCCCCGACCTGTCCGCGGGGCCTCCCCCATCCCCGTCCCGTGGAGAGGATTCTCCTCCCGCTCCCCCGAAGGAGCCCGGGCCGGGGTGAGGAGGAGCCGGTTCTCCGGAAAACGCAATTTGCTTTTAGGCTTCATAATGACAGAACCGTCAGCAGAAGTCCAATAGCTTTAAATATCGGATAATTACCCTGTTCTCCGATGGAGACCCGTTAATTGGAGCGTAATATAAACCCAAATAAATTAAATGACCGTTAACTAGTTTGTACATTGCACAAAATGAGTTTAATTAAGTTTGTATCTGCTCTGTTAATCAATACAAGTATTTACTCCACTTTAATACTTCCATTTCGGGAAGTGACAAGAGGTCAAACGAGACGCAGGAAGGGTTAAAAATGCCAGAGCAAAAAGCAGCAAACCTCCCATCGATTCGGAGATTTCCGTCACTAAAATTGTTAGAAGCGCTGTGACATCCCAGGCACGGCTGGCTCGGCCCGGGCGGGGGTTGTCCCCGGCTGCTCCTCGTCCCTTCCAGCGTCCCGGGGACACCTCCCCTGCTGTCTTCCCGAAGTCTTTTCCAGCCACCGGTTGTTTTGTGGGCGCGTTGGCGGCAGTGGGAAGGGGGTTATATCCCCTGGCCCGGGCCATATCTCGGTCCCAGCTCTTGCCGAAAGTGGGTAGCTCGGaaggggcagctctgggaaagcCTTGCCGGGCTGGACAGccccttctctttcccagggctgcagagaaGGTTCGTAGGTGAAGGCTGTCCTCGGAGGCGGCTCCGAACCACTATCCTGGCCGCTTCTGCCCGGCTCCTCGCCATGTGTCCCCAGTCCAGCCCCGGCTCCTCTCCATGTGCTTCCAGGCCACTCCCGGAGCAGGGGGCCGGAGGAGCCAGGGGGCCCGGACCAGCCGCATCCCCACGGCGGGCGGAGAACCGGGGAGGGCCGGGCATCCTTTTCCCGACAGCCGCGGGGATACGGGGTGGGTGAATCCCGGGGGGGACCGGTTCCTCctggggccgggcggggccgggggccgggCGGCGATCCCTGACAGCGTCTGTCGCTTGTCCGCAGAGGACGGGGAGCTCTACAAGGCCGAGGAGTGCGACCTGGACTACAGCAGCCGGCCGAGCCGCAGCCCCGACAGCGAGCTGCCGGACGACGAGGAGCTGTGCAGCGAGGAGAGcggcagcaccagcagcagcagcggcggcagctCCGGCCCGGCGGCTCCCGGAGAGCCCGACCCGGGGCCGCTCCGAGCAGAGCCGGCCGAGCCGGGGGGTGtcccagccccgccgcccccaccgccgcccccgccgccgccgcccgtcGGGGCGCAGCCCGGCCCGCAGGCCAAGCCCAAGAGGAAGAGGACGGGCTCGGACTCCAAGTCGGGCAAGCCCCGTCGGGCGCGGACAGCCTTCACCTACGAGCAGCTGGTGGCGCTGGAAAACAAGTTCAAGTCCACGCGGTACCTGTCGGTGTGCGAGCGCCTCAACCTGGCGCTGTCGCTCAGCCTCACCGAGACGCAGGTGAAGATCTGGTTCCAGAACCGGCGCACCAAGTGGAAGAAGCAGAACCCCGGGGCGGACACCAGCGCGCCCacgggcgggggcggcggcggcggggcggggggcgcgctGGGCGGGGGGGCGCTgccgggggggctcagcccgCTCAGCCACTCGCCGCCCATGGGCGCCCCGCTCTCCATGCACGGCCCCGGCAGCTACGCCGGGCACCCGGCCGGGGGGCTGGTCTGCGCCGCACagctgcccttcctgcccagccccgcCGTCCTCTCGCCCTTCGTCCTGGGGTCCCAGACTTACGGCGCCCCGGCTTTCTACACCCCGCACCTATAAGCCCCGACGccccttcctcatcctccttATTCCCGGCCCATTCCCGCTGTGCCCCTTCGGGACCACCCGGCCGGGCTCCGGGGGAGCCGCTCACCGCACGACCCCCCGCTCCCGAGAGGTGAAACCAAGAACCGACTGGCAGCGACACCGGGGGGGGTGGAAGAGAAGGGACAGCCAGGTGTTCCCACTGCCCCCCGGCTGCCACCGACCCCGGGGGTGCAAAGGGGCGGCCCCCCCGCCCTCCGTCCTTTCTACGGCCCTTTTTCTACGCGATGTGTCCGGACTGCGCTGctgaagggaggaggaggaaaacctCCCTCCCCCGTGTACATACAAGTAGATGTAAATCATTGTtacctgtatttttatttttttcaccgTCCCTCGTTGCTATGTGGGTttgattaattttattattattattattatttgactttgtttttattctggtCTGGCCACACtcaaaagactttaaaaaaaagaaaatattatgttCCCATTTGACTCTCAGGGTAAAGCAGAGAACTTATCGGTCCTGTCCCTCGACATTGCCGAGGCAACGACGCTCCGCTCCCTCCCGTGACCTCACGGTGACGACGGATATTTTTTACAGACGTCACTCTCGAACGACCCCCGAGCTCGGCTGAGACCCTGCGGACCCGCGGGGGCGAGGGAATCTCGCCTGGGAAGGGGCGGCgggggcagctgctggggcGCAGGGCTGGTTTTTTTACGTTAACCATTTCTGTATATTTCTGgttgttacaaaaaaaaaaaaagttttaacttTGTAATTAATGTATAAGGTGAGGGAGTAATGAGCAAGAGGTGATAAAGAAAGCACTTTGTTTGCTAAACACTTTAAATCAATCAATAAACTCCAAGGAAACGGCGCTTTCCGTGCTGGCGAGTCCCTGTTTTTCGGCTGAATCTTTGTAAGACAAGTTTCCTGAGGAAAACGCCTGGCTCATGAGACGCTTGGAGGGATGTCTtgcatcttcctttttttgttgtttattctgAGAGCGTATTTCTTACACGCAAATAAACTTTATTCTTCTTGTATGAGAGAGGGTATTTCCCTTCTTAGTTCCCTTATTTGTAATTTCTTAATTGGCTTTGCCGATTTGTGCAatattaagaacaaaaaaaaaaaaagaaaatttatataTAGAGAGAATCCGACACCTCTGCCTTGTTTCCACTGACGAGGAGTCCAATATTTTGGATATATGTAAATTTAGTAAGTCGGCTCTTTCAAATTCCAccacttttgaaaataaagtagtCTTTCCATCGCCTTTCCGCTGACTACTTTTAAACTCGTATCGAAGTCGGACTTTTATAATCcttactctttttttattttaatttcaaagaaaaagtcTATAACCGCTGTGAGCACCTCGAGGTGGCTCCCGTTGGCCCAGGGACGCTGTTACCTTGTTTGCCACCTCCGTGCGTGACCCCAAGCACACGCCGGGGAAGAGTTCTCATTTTCCACTAGTTTTTggtgtttgtgggttttttggagggctttttttcttttttttttttttttcttcttcctttttttccctcgGGGGAGGTTTTAAGGAACAAGCGTTTTCCGGAGCGATTTTGGGGAGCGCTGCGCATCCCCCTCCCCTGGGGACCGACTTGGCAGGCACCACCGCATCGCTGCCCGGCGGGCGGGGTGTGCGTGGTGCCGCGGGTGTCCGGGGTGTCTGGGCTTCGCTCCTCCCTCGGGTCCTTCCCCCTGGTCCCCCCTCGACCCCTCAGCCTGGCCCCGTCTGGGATCGCGCTAGTCCGGACGCTCCGCAGCCTCATCCCGCTCCCGCACACCTGGTCCAGAATGAAATTAAACGTTTCAGCCCTCCCGTGGAAATAAATTCTGTCGCGATTGCTGATATTAGAGGCAAGAAGGGAGTAGAGCCGGCTCCACGGTGCAGATCCCCGCAGGGTCGATGGTTTCCACGGCGCAGTGGGTGCGGGGTCCATCAGCCCGCGGGAGCCGCGGGGAGGATGCGGGATGCTCCGGGTGCTCGCTTCCCCGCGTGTAGAAGCGTACAAGCGCCAGAAGTCTCGGACTAGACTCATTTGCATTTGCGAAAATAAGAACTTTTACGATAAAAGATGTTCTGAAGTAAAATTTCAGGGGAAACCTTACAAGTAGTGTGCTCTGCACAGCTCTTGCTGATAGGAGAAATCCAGCTAAACTGGGAAACAGATACTCAGGAGATTCTCTCACACTGCACAGCTATCCCTTTGCCTGCCAGGTTTGAGTAAGTGCTACTAGCAGCCGAACTGTCAGCTCAGGTGGAGCACGACAGGGCTGAACAGATAATTCAACCCCTCTCTGCACTCCGGGAGCTCCAAACagttccccctctccccagcgTGAAATAATTCGGCTCCAActggagctgctcagagctTCGGAGAACGTGATATTCCTACTGCAGGTCTGTTAGCGTCCTGCCAGTGAAACCTGCTCATGTGAGTATTATTACTCACAGCTGCTGGATGAAGGAATCAGTTAGGCTGAGATTCCCAGTCATTAAACGCGATTTAACAAGGCTTCTCACATTTTATAGCACTGCTGAAAACAGAGCCGCAGGTATCTTTCTCAGCATAGTTTAGGGAGTTATTGATAACCCTTGCTCGAGTGCCTCATCCAGGGGTCTGAGCTCATAGAATTCGAGAGCAGAACTGCAGAGCCCCAGTTCTAGTGCGTGTCCCCCCCGGCGTGCAGCCCTTGCAGAGGTGCAGGGCACGTCGTGCACTCCGGTGCACAGGAGTGTCCGATCACAGGATACTGTCCGTTTGCAGAGGGCATTTAGAGAATCAGCACCAAAGAGCTGAAAACTCAAACAGTGCCCCCTGGACCACGACTCTGCAGCTGGTttgtggtgttggatcaagacTGTGTGGTTACAGACTTGACAGTGAGAAGCGGGATGGTATTGACACAGGGCAGCTGTCGAGAAACATCCCTGACCTGAAGGCTCAGCCCCCCGTAAAGCAAGATGCTCTCACTTGCCTGAACCTCCTGACTCCATCCCCCATGTTCCTGCCCGCTGACATTCCGGCTCTCTAGGAGAATGAAACTGGGCTTGATGCAGCACCCTGAGGTTGGTCCTACCAGATAGCCCCAAAGCCCCCACAGTGACCCCCCAGCAAGGTCCAAAAGCCGTTTCCCATGTGGTACCTACCTGATGTACCTGCTGCACTGCACACAACGCCTGGTGCTCCTGCACAGAGCTTTTTGAAGGGCTGCAGCTTGTTTTCAGTGAGTCATCAATGAGCTACAGGCACCCTGGTACAGAGTGAGTAGAATGGACTGACTGAGGGGATGATGGTTATGACACAAGCAGGAGGTGTTTGCTCTGGTTCATTCCATGAgctaattcttttttaattactttgttATTCATTCATAAAATTTAATGTTAGGAGACTAAGAATGCAGAACACATTCAAGAGGACATTTAACAAAGTGTTTGCCTGAGGACAAAGTCTCAGCTCAGGCAAAGTGAGCAGCGCATTTGGAGTCTGATTCAGTGTGTTTAGGTGACATCTTTGGCACGTACCAAAGATGATCTGGGACATCAGCATCTTTTTCAACTAATTCCCATGAAGTAAATGTTAAATCCAAGGGTGCAAAGTTGTATTAGTGAGAAAAGATTCACATATTAATTGCATCTTACTCTTGTTCACTATATGAATGAATGAGGTtaagagaaaaggaaactgcACCTATTTTACTTCATATATTTCAGCTTATTTCAGCTAACAAGTTTCAGTTGTTCATGTTTACTCAAACAACAGTAAAATATCTTATaatcaaaataacaaaaaaagcacataaaTACAGAAGGGTACATTCCAAATGGTTAAGGgagaactgaaaatattttgaaatattttgtgtcaTTGATTACACTCAGCAGTCAATGATGTTACACCAAATCATTAGAAACCAGTTCTGTATTATAACCCCTCCCCAAACTCCTTGTGTTATTTCCAGTTGAGCAGGCAATGTAGGTGTAGTgagttactttttaaaattaattcctggAGGTTTTTGACATCACAGACCTTCTGTTTCAGATTGAACTCAGTCATGTTACATGTTTCTTCTCCTATACTACATAaacaaaatgctaaaaataaagctttgttTGTAGCAACTTATGTCCATTTCTCAAAAATACACCATGATGTCTGCTTGTAGTCAGCTATATTGCAAATATCCATTAACTCCTCTATTACATgataaaataattctgttcaGACACAGTTGAGTTTAAATACTCAAAAGAACATTTTCTCACAATGTCTGGGCAGTTCTGGTCTTCAGGCTGTTTTGTGTCTCAAAGACTAAGCAAGCCAATATGTTTTTTGTAGAGCCTTTCTTAGGAGCAAAcgaaagaaagatttttttctgacactggatttttttccagactCTGGGAGGTAGAACAAGGCAGAGACTGGAGCGGGCCCTGAGGAAGGAGGGGACAGGCAAGTAAACAAAGGGGATCCTCATCAATTTGTCTCACAAATTGGGTTTACATAAATAGTTTATTACATAAACCACATTCTCCTCTATCTGgtgctttttcttcctcttcttccccttctgccGACACGCTCACGTTCTGTACCACATGCTTGTGTTACACAGACATCTCGGGTGGACAGAACCAGGGTTGTCACAGTGAAAATAACACTGGCAGTAAAagctctttctcctttcctgatGCTGTCTGGCAGAGATGTGACTTCATACAGGATAAGTTTTAAAACAGGTTATCACAACCTCAGAAACCTGCAGCCGCCCATTCAGGAGACATCCTGTTGATGCTGGGAATCCTGTGGATGCACCCTGTATCAATAGAGAAACAGTCAGGACACAGAGAGCATGGTCAGCACCCATAAGTCTGGGCATGCAGGGTCAGGCAATATCTGTATATGATTTTCTAATTTAATCTCATGACATGACAAGTGTCCAGCTAACTAAAACTAGCCAGCTGTACCCAAAGTACTAGACTTAATTTTAAAGTACATCTTTTAGATTTTCTTCTCAGCAATGACACACACCAGGGACATTTTACAGTGACAACGCAGGAGGGATGACACCACAGCAAAGAACCGTACGTCACAGAAATGTTTATGTGGGATGACATAATAAAGATTATTATGATTGACACAGTAAGAATTCACCCCTTTCAGTAAACTGCTGGTTttttcaagagaagaaaaatagttcTACTAACCTcagtacaaataaataattattgctcattttctttgttctttttcctccctcaaCCACGCACATACATTACAAGAACTTGCCCTGCTCATATGGGGACTCTTTCCTGTCTTTTCACCTGTAACACAGGTAGGATGACAAGATTTATTTCCTCTGCCTTGGTTCCCAGAGACTgcaggaggggaagagaagtgcaggaagagctgctggtAGGGTTCCTCCGACTCCTTGTGTTGAAGGAGAGTTCGTAGTGCCAAGCTGCACTCTCTGTGACctattaaatattttgagatTTGTGATTAAGGATGCTCTTTGGGGCTTCAAGCACCAACATTATGCCTTGTAGTGGTGATTTGGAGTGAAATACTGTGTTTGCCTTGAGCACGCTCTGCAGCTCACCTGATCACACTCGCCTTTGCTGTTTCTGCTTCAGCACCGGCGAAAATAAACCCATGCAAGCAACATTTAATTTCTGCCCAAGTGGCAGACTCTCCTCCTGGTGCTGTTAGCCTTCAGCTGCCAAAAGTACTATTACAAAAACTCAAAGATATCCAGAAGCAATTTCCAAACAAGCAGAATCATATATTATATTTCCATATACCCTTAACAGTGTGCAAGGATAAGAGTGGCTCCATAATGGTGTTATAAATACAGCAAATTAATGGTGGATGCAATGCCAGCACCTTGTCATTATGCAAATTGGAACATCGGCAGAAATGGTTATTCAACAACCCCTTTCTAAGTAACCAGACGCCTAATGCTGCTCATTACATCTAAACTAATTAACACCACATTTAAACAATTTTAATAAGCTTTTTCCTTAACCCCTTGACAGAGGGGATTCCTGATGCTAATGCAAAAACATACAGGCACTTGGCACAGGAGCAGTGGAGGTTTGCTCAGGGTGCTGGCAGGCAGAAAAGCAAGGGGAAGTCTACCCAAAAAGCCAAATGACAATATTTAAGTCATGGACATTTAGAGATGGAGGAACATTGCACTGGAATAAAGCCTAGCTCAGTTGCCCAGGCTCTGGTGCAGCCTTGTCACGAGCACAAACACACTGTGCCCTCCTCCCAGTGTGGCAGAGCCTGGTCCCCCACTGCCCTCCTGAGCTGGTGACTACATTTAGGCTCTGTACTACTCAGACCTAGCTGGTAGGAAAGGCTCAACGAGGACAtgaatctattttt contains these protein-coding regions:
- the NKX1-1 gene encoding NK1 transcription factor-related protein 1, whose product is MDGRGEQRLSAGGELPLYCPANRDRQGDSQSNTPGQEGAVAALPMVHRTTSFSVLDILDPNKFNSKRRQCAGLYKSAGTEFTLGAEDKPEDSGTELVEQKALAEDFDACKKSAELIKDGELYKAEECDLDYSSRPSRSPDSELPDDEELCSEESGSTSSSSGGSSGPAAPGEPDPGPLRAEPAEPGGVPAPPPPPPPPPPPPVGAQPGPQAKPKRKRTGSDSKSGKPRRARTAFTYEQLVALENKFKSTRYLSVCERLNLALSLSLTETQVKIWFQNRRTKWKKQNPGADTSAPTGGGGGGGAGGALGGGALPGGLSPLSHSPPMGAPLSMHGPGSYAGHPAGGLVCAAQLPFLPSPAVLSPFVLGSQTYGAPAFYTPHL